Proteins found in one Oryza glaberrima chromosome 4, OglaRS2, whole genome shotgun sequence genomic segment:
- the LOC127770712 gene encoding beta-fructofuranosidase, insoluble isoenzyme 2, whose protein sequence is MGVLGSRVAWAWLVQLLLLQQLAGASHVVYDDLELQAAAATADGVPPSIVDSELRTGYHFQPPKNWINDPNAPMYYKGWYHLFYQYNPKGAVWGNIVWAHSVSRDLINWVALKPAIEPSIRADKYGCWSGSATMMADGTPVIMYTGVNRPDVNYQVQNVALPRNGSDPLLREWVKPGHNPVIVPEGGINATQFRDPTTAWRGADGHWRLLVGSLAGQSRGVAYVYRSRDFRRWTRAAQPLHSAPTGMWECPDFYPVTADGRREGVDTSSAVVASARVKYVLKNSLDLRRYDYYTVGTYDRKAERYVPDDPAGDEHHIRYDYGNFYASKTFYDPAKRRRILWGWANESDTAADDVAKGWAGIQAIPRKVWLDPSGKQLLQWPIEEVERLRGKWPVILKDRVVKPGEHVEVTGLQTAQADVEVSFKVGSLEAAERLDPAMAYDAQRLCSARGADARGGVGPFGLWVLASAGLEEKTAVFFRVFRPAARGGGAGKPVVLMCTDPTKSSRNPNMYQPTFAGFVDTDITNGKISLRSLIDRSVVESFGAGGKACILSRVYPSLAIGKNARLYVFNNGKAEIKVSQLTAWEMKKPVMMNGA, encoded by the exons ATGGGAGTTCTTGGTAGTAGGGTCGCTTGGGCATGGCTggtccagctgctgctgctccagcaGCTCGCCGGAGCGTCGCACGTCGTCTACGACGACCTCGAGCTGCAGGCGGCTGCTGCCACAGCGGACGGCGTGCCGCCGTCCATCGTCGACTCTGAGCTCCGGACTGGGTATCACTTCCAGCCACCCAAGAACTGGATCAATG ATCCGAACG CGCCGATGTACTACAAGGGGTGGTACCATCTGTTCTACCAGTACAACCCCAAGGGCGCCGTGTGGGGGAACATCGTGTGGGCGCACTCGGTGTCACGTGACCTCATCAACTGGGTGGCGCTCAAGCCGGCCATCGAGCCCAGCATCAGGGCCGACAAGTACGGCTGCTGGTCGGGGTCGGCGACGATGATGGCCGACGGGACGCCGGTGATCATGTACACCGGCGTCAACCGCCCCGACGTCAACTACCAGGTGCAGAACGTGGCGCTGCCGAGGAACGGGTCGGACCCGCTGCTGCGCGAGTGGGTGAAGCCCGGCCACAACCCGGTGATCGTGCCCGAGGGCGGCATCAACGCGACGCAGTTCCGCGACCCGACCACCGCGTggcgcggcgccgacggccaCTGGCGGCTGCTCGTCGGCAGCCTCGCGGGGCAGTCCCGCGGCGTGGCGTACGTGTACCGGAGCAGGGACTTCCGGCGGTGGACGCGCGCGGCGCAGCCGCTGCACTCGGCGCCCACGGGGATGTGGGAGTGCCCGGACTTCTACCCGGTCACCGCGGACGGCCGCCGCGAGGGCGTCGACACctcgtccgccgtcgtcgcctcggcGCGCGTCAAGTACGTGCTCAAGAACAGCCTCGACCTGCGCCGGTACGACTACTACACCGTCGGAACGTACGACCGGAAGGCCGAGCGGTACGTGCCGGACGaccccgccggcgacgagcaccACATCCGCTACGACTACGGCAACTTCTACGCCTCCAAGACGTTCTACGACCCAGCGaagcgccgccgcatcctctgGGGATGGGCCAACGAGTccgacaccgccgccgacgacgtggCCAAGGGCTGGGCCGGAATCCAG GCGATTCCGAGGAAAGTGTGGCTGGACCCAAGTGGGAAGCAACTGTTGCAGTGGCCAATCGAGGAGGTCGAGAGGCTGAGAGGGAAGTGGCCGGTCATTCTCAAGGACAGGGTGGTCAAGCCAGGGGAACACGTCGAGGTGACCGGGCTACAAACTGCACAG GCTGACGTGGAGGTGAGCTTCAAGGTGGGGAgcctggaggcggcggagcggctggACCCGGCGATGGCGTACGACGCGCAGCGGCTGTGCAGCGCGCGGGGCGCCGACGCGAGGGGCGGCGTGGGGCCGTTCGGCCTGTGGGTGCTCGCGTCCGCGGGGCTGGAGGAGAAGACCGCCGTGTTCTTCAGGGTGTtcaggccggcggcgcgcggcggcggcgccggcaagcccGTCGTGCTCATGTGCACCGACCCCACCAA GTCATCGCGCAACCCGAACATGTACCAGCCGACGTTTGCAGGGTTCGTTGACACGGACATCACCAACGGGAAGATATCTCTGAGGAGCCTG ATCGACAGGTCGGTTGTTGAGAGCTTCGGGGCTGGAGGAAAGGCGTGCATCCTGTCGAGGGTGTACCCGTCGCTGGCTATCGGCAAGAACGCGCGCCTTTACGTTTTCAATAACGGGAAGGCGGAGATCAAGGTGTCGCAGCTCACCGCGTGGGAGATGAAGAAGCCGGTCATGATGAATGGAGCCTAA